A genomic window from Quercus lobata isolate SW786 chromosome 10, ValleyOak3.0 Primary Assembly, whole genome shotgun sequence includes:
- the LOC115964283 gene encoding subtilisin-like protease SBT4.3, translated as MSLMQILRQAEGGAVGSILKNDPFDDVAKVLSLPTSSLCVGKFDIVASYLNSTKEPQATILKSEAIKDHDAPRVAWFSSLGLNFLVLEILKPDITAPGEEILAVYSPIVSPTSSSQDKRRVKYNILSRTSISCPHAAGVAAYVKTFHPDWSASAIKSAIMTTASPMNATKNLEAEFAYGSGLINPTKAVRPGPVYDASKEDNIKMRCF; from the exons ATGAGCCTGATGCAGATACTGAGGCAGGCAGAGGGGGGAGCAGTCGGGTCAATCTTGAAGAATGACCCGTTTGATGATGTTGCCAAAGTGTTATCATTACCTACATCCTCTTTATGTGTTGGCAAATTTGACATAGTCGCGTCCTACCTTAATTCTACAAA AGAGCCTCAAGCAACCATTCTAAAAAGTGAAGCCATAAAGGATCATGATGCTCCAAGAGTCGCTTGGTTTTCTTCACTTGGGCTGAATTTTCTTGTGCTAGAAATCTTGAAG CCAGATATAACTGCCCCCGGTGAAGAAATCTTGGCTGTATATTCACCAATTGTTTCACCCACGTCCAGCTCTCAAGACAAGAGGCGTGTTAAGTACAATATATTGTCCAGAACCTCCATATCTTGCCCTCATGCTGCTGGTGTGGCTGCATATGTCAAAACTTTTCACCCCGATTGGTCAGCTTCAGCCATCAAATCCGCTATTATGACTACCG CTTCGCCCATGAATGCTACCAAAAATTTAGAAGCAGAATTTGCTTATGGATCTGGGCTAATCAATCCAACAAAAGCTGTTCGTCCAGGGCCCGTTTATGATGCTTCTAAGGAAGACAACATCAAAATGCGATGCTTCTAA